One stretch of Pomacea canaliculata isolate SZHN2017 linkage group LG1, ASM307304v1, whole genome shotgun sequence DNA includes these proteins:
- the LOC112572266 gene encoding G protein-activated inward rectifier potassium channel 3-like has product MRVPIKRRRPKVDRLVWNSSKNVAVTGVPDRVRRYLSDFYTTLIDIEWRWNLLFFTVGVVLGWLGFACLYYFMMVVHGDLEPRNLNNTNWAPCLVGVSTFTGAFLFSIETMSAIGYGTRYETEECPGVYILVMIQLVVGTGVQFALASLVVSKMRRAKSHSQTILFSNTAVIFWEDGHRKLGVRVADLRKDVVIGAHATAMLIKKTTARQGHKVPVRMFTVSLEGEGSHQNLFLYWPSLLIHVVDENSPFWSLSRDQLLLGQYELLVVLSGVSATTSKLFQARKSYYSWEIMWGQKFHRLEVRHNDSKTDGYVVDFTHFHDMTPTCMPSCSAQELQNRELFGAPDLEDEDVDSKDNDDGDDGGDEGGDDDNDDVFMPAETCEDDVGPASTSPLSAANLLWAMEKEEEKDSPTVSKRAEYLPRRSPWKHGKFQRPLSFGDALNLYRHRRSVTDTYLGTDISDEDSDDSEENEALMSIVSQQSRQEVKPDVRDILWAPPRRTSFTMELMFGPESSESDDEAQA; this is encoded by the exons ATGAGAGTGCCAATCAAACGGCGCAGACCTAAGGTGGACCGGTTGGTGTGGAACAGCAGCAAGAACGTAGCGGTGACAGGCGTACCTGACCGTGTGAGGCGCTACCTGTCCGACTTCTACACCACGCTCATCGACATCGAGTGGCGCTGGAACCTGCTCTTCTTCACGGTGGGCGTGGTGCTGGGGTGGCTTGGCTTCGCCTGCTTGTACTACTTCATGATGGTGGTGCACGGCGACCTGGAGCCGAGGAACCTCAATAACACGAACTGGGCACCTTGCCTTGTCGGCGTCTCCACTTTCACCGGCGCCTTCCTCTTCTCCATCGAGACCATGTCTGCCATAG GTTACGGGACCAGGTATGAGACAGAGGAGTGTCCGGGGGTTTACATCCTCGTTATGATACAGTTAGTGGTCGGTACGGGTGTCCAGTTCGCTCTGGCCTCGCTCGTTGTCTCCAAAATGCGACGCGCTAAAAGTCATTCCCAGACCATCCTCTTCAGCAACACG GCTGTGATATTTTGGGAGGACGGTCACCGGAAGCTGGGAGTGCGCGTTGCGGACCTGCGCAAAGACGTCGTCATTGGCGCACACGCAACGGCCATGTTGATAAAGAAGACAACAGCAAGACAAGGGCATAAAGTACCTGTCAG AATGTTCACGGTGAGTTTGGAGGGAGAAGGAAGTCATCAGAACTTATTTTTGTACTGGCCATCTCTGCTGATCCATGTTGTGGATGAAAATTCGCCGTTCTGgagcttgtcacgtgaccagcttcTCCTAGGACAATACGAACTTCTTGTGGTCCTCAGCGGGGTCTCGGCCACTACCAGCAAGCTATTTCAG GCCCGGAAGTCGTACTACTCGTGGGAAATCATGTGGGGCCAGAAGTTCCATCGTCTGGAGGTCAGGCACAACGATTCCAAGACCGATGGTTACGTGGTCGACTTCACGCACTTTCACGACATGACACCTACCTGCATGCCATCCTGCAGTGCCCAGGAGTTGCAGAACCGCGAGCTGTTTGGTGCTCCCGATCTGGAGGATGAAGACGTCGACAGCAAAGACAACGACGACGGAGATGACGGCGGAGACGAGGGCGgagacgacgacaacgacgacgtcTTTATGCCTGCAGAGACTTGCGAAGACGACGTAGGCCCCGCGTCGACATCACCTCTGTCAGCAGCGAACCTGTTGTGGGCGatggaaaaggaagaagagaaagacagccCCACCGTGTCTAAAAGGGCGGAGTACTTGCCCCGCCGTTCGCCATGGAAGCACGGCAAGTTCCAGCGACCGCTGTCTTTCGGCGACGCTCTAAACCTGTACCGCCACCGTCGGAGTGTGACAGACACGTACCTGGGGACGGACATAAGTGACGAGGACAGCGACGACAGCGAGGAGAACGAAGCTCTCATGTCCATCGTGTCACAGCAAAGCCGCCAGGAGGTCAAGCCAGACGTGCGAGACATTTTGTGGGCCCCGCCCCGCCGAACATCCTTCACCATGGAGCTCATGTTCGGACCAGAGAGCTCTGAATCGGATGACGAAGCCCAGGCTTAA